The following are encoded together in the Prionailurus viverrinus isolate Anna chromosome B3, UM_Priviv_1.0, whole genome shotgun sequence genome:
- the SERPINA12 gene encoding serpin A12: protein MSPRQSPKKMNPILGLGLLLAGLLTVESLQQPNLPLKNHVPVSQIESWKGRRAAQELTKRNTEFGFKLFRKLVSNSPDKNIFFSPLSISSAFAMLSLGAQDSTLDEIKEGFNFRDIPEKDLHEAFHYLIHRINQEGQNLKLNLTNTLFIDKKLKPQKKFLTNVKNQYNADTVPINFQNSEDTRRQINDYINQKTQGKINNLIKNIDPGTVMLLTNCIFFLARWKQEFDPKATKEEDFILDGNKSVKVPMMFRGGIYEAGYDEQLSCTVVEMPYQGTITAIFILPDKGKMKNVEEAINTDTLVRWKKLTTRKVVDISLPRFSITGTYDLKRTLSYLGITKIFEEHGDLTRISPHRSLKVGEAVHKAVLKMDEKGTEGAAGSGAQTLPMEKPLSITINRPFLVLIEDSVLSARIFMGKIANPTGA, encoded by the exons ATGTCACCAA GACAATCGCCAAAGAAAATGAACCCCATCTTGGGCCTGGGCCTACTTTTGGCTGGCCTTCTCACTGTGGAAAGTCTTCAGCAGCCCAACCTCCCTCTGAAGAATCATGTACCAGTGAGCCAGATCGAAtcatggaagggaaggagggcagcCCAGGAACTCACAAAGCGGAACACAGAATTCGGCTTCAAGCTTTTCAGGAAGCTGGTGTCCAATAGCCCGGACAAGAACATCTTCTTTTCCCCCTTGAGCATCTCTTCAGCCTTTGCTATGCTATCTCTGGGTGCCCAGGATTCCACCCTGGATGAGATCAAGGAGGGTTTCAACTTCAGGGATATTCCAGAGAAAGACCTTCATGAAGCCTTTCATTACCTCATCCACAGGATAAACCAGGAGGGCCAAAACCTGAAGCTGAACCTCACAAACACCTTGTTCATCGACAAGAAGCTGAAGCCACAGAAGAAGTTTCTGACAAATGTCAAGAACCAGTACAATGCAGACACCGTCCCCATCAACTTCCAGAACTCGGAAGATACTCGGAGGCAGATCAATGACTATATCAATCAGAAAACCCAGGGGAAAATCAACAACCTGATCAAGAATATAGATCCTGGCACTGTGATGCTTCTtacaaattgtattttctttctag CCAGGTGGAAACAAGAATTTGATCCAAAAGCAACTAAAGAGGAAGATTTCATCCTGGATGGAAACAAGTCAGTGAAGGTGCCCATGATGTTCCGCGGGGGCATATATGAAGCCGGCTATGATGAACAGCTCTCCTGCACTGTCGTGGAAATGCCCTACCAGGGCACCATCACTGCCATCTTCATTCTTCCTGATAAGGGTAAAATGAAGAATGTGGAGGAGGCCATAAACACGGACACTTTGGTCAGATGGAAAAAACTAACAACACGAAA GGTCGTGGACATATCTTTGCCCAGATTCTCCATCACCGGGACCTATGACCTGAAGAGGACGCTGTCCTACCTGGGTATCACCAAAATCTTTGAGGAGCATGGTGATCTCACCCGGATCTCCCCTCATCGAAGCCTAAAAGTGGGTGAG GCGGTGCACAAGGCAGTGCTGAAGATGGATGAGAAGGGAACGGAGGGCGCAGCGGGCTCCGGAGCACAGACGCTGCCCATGGAGAAGCCGCTCTCCATCACTATAAACAGACCCTTTTTGGTGCTTATTGAGGATAGCGTCCTGTCTGCTAGAATCTTCATGGGAAAGATTGCTAATCCTACTGGGGCGTAA